AGCCGGGATATACTACACTGGCATTCCTACGAATGACGGAGTAAAAGTAAAAGAAGGAATCATCGTTCCGGAACAGGAAACCCAGGACGGTTTCGGTCTTGGGGTTCTCGGAACCATGTGCCATGAGTTTGCTCATCAGCTTGGTCTTCCTGACCTGTATGACACCATGACGGGGCATGTGGGAGTCGGCGGCTGGGACATCATGGGGTATGGACAATGGCTCATGAGCGGTTACTGGCCTTCATCACTGAGCGCCTGGTCCAGGATGTACCTGGGATGGGCTCCCGTTATCGAATTTGAAGATAATGGAACCTTTTCTTTGACTCAGGGTGATTCCATACTTCGCGTTCCTCTTAACAGCTCCGAATATCTTCTTATTGAGAACAGACAGCGAGATCCTGACGGTGACGGCATGTGCGGAATTCATGAACATGATTTTGGTCTTCCAGGTTCCGGAATACTCATATGGCACATTGATGAAACGAGACTTGGCGAGTACATGAGTGCCAATATGGTTAATACCGATCCTGATCATAAAGGAGTTGACCTCGAAGAGGCGGACGGCATACAGGATTTCGATTACTCACTGCCGGATATTTACGGTTACGAGGGCAGCGAATACGATCCCTGGTTTCAGGGTGGTTACTCCTGGACATTTTCACCTTCATCAGAACCATCGAGCGACGCCAGCTGGGGCGGGCAGACATTCGTTACGGTTGAGGTGCTGGATGCCCCGGGAAATACGATGGGTGTTACCGTAACAAGATCAACAGTCTGTGACGGCTGGCCCGTGTACGTTAATCCTGTAAAATGGGGGCCGGTAATCTGGAATGATCCTGACGGAAACGGAGACAGACTTGTTGTAACAACGTTTTCCGGATATACACGAGCTTTCCTGCCGGATGGTTCCGGACCCGAATTAATGTGTACCGGTGTCTCCGCTCCTCCTGTTGTCGGAAGACCCGATGAGGGAACACCGCTTCTACTTATGTGCAATGATACCGGTGAGATACATCTGAGAGATCCTGAATGGAATGAACCTGACGGTTGGCCTGTTATCCTGCCGGACTTCGGAATTGGTATCGCTTCCTTTATCAGTTCAAAACTGGGAGCTGTTGTAGTAGCTGATAACAATCATAAGGTAATGCTTTTTAATGCCTCCGGTGAACAGATGGGTGGATGGCCTGTTAAAACAGCAGCCCCTGTCACAGGGCTGGCCATGTATCCTGACGAGGATCAGCCAGGGATTATCGCCGCTTCGGCTGACAGCCGAATTTATCTATGGAATGCGGACGGATCGCTGGTCAGCGGATGGCCTGTCGCGCCGGGGAATGAGGATACAGGTTTACCGATTGCCGCCGATCTGAACAGAGATGGCTCTGCCGATATTGTTGTTGTCAGTGGAGACAATGTATTTGCGTATGACAGATCCGGTAGTGTTCTTCCGGGATTCCCCGCGAAACTAGGAAGCACTCCGCTGTCTTCACCCTGTTTTGGTGATATCAATTCTGACGGCATGCTGGAGATAATTCTAACCATGACAGAAGGTGTTGCCGCGATAGGAGCATCCGGAGCTACAATAAATGACTGGCCGGTCCTGCTTGAACAGGACAGCCTTGTCTACGCTTACAGCAGGAATAAAAGAGGTATTGGCGGAGAAGGATTCGCAATGCTTTCCATGGATGACGGCAGAATCTGCGCGTTCGATGAAACGGGTAATCAGAGAGGGATATTCCCTGTGTCAGTCGGCGACAGACCTGTTGGCCGGCCATTGCTGTGGGACCCCGACGACAGCGGTAACTGGAGAGTAGCGGCTGCCGATTCAAGCGGAGCCATTTATTGCTGGAACAGCACTCTCGTTCCTGAGGGGTGGTTCACAGGCTTGCAGATGTCCGGAGAGAACTGCTGGTGGGGTGATGATCTTCCCCCTCTTTCAGTTTCCGGTAACGTTCTTGAAAGCGGTTCATTCTATGTTTATCCAAACCCGGTAAGATCAGGGAATGGAATCATTCGGTTCCATCCCGGTAAAGACAGCAGCTGGGAAATCAGAATATTCAACATGGGTGGCGATCTGGTCTGGTACGAATCCGGATCAGCCCCTGGAGGAGCATCCTGGGAAATTGACTGGGATACCAGAAATCTCGCCCCCGGGGTGTATTTCGTTAACCTTTACATATCGAACAGCGAGGGCTCCATAGATGCTCTCTTTCATGCGGCGGTGGTACATTAATGAGAACAAGAGCAGCGATTCTGTTTTCCGTGCTTCTTGTGATTCCCGGTCTGGCTGATGCTGTTTCAAGCTCCAGAAAGGGTGCTCTGTTTCGCTCTGCTCTGCTTCCCGGCTGGGGACAAATGCATCTGGGTCATTCCACGCGGGGCATCGTATTCATGGGCGTGGAAGCCGTGACCTGGATTGGCGCCGGTCTGTCATACCTTGAAGGGACATTTAACAGAAACGATTACAGATGGCTGGCAATTGAAGAAGCCGGAATATCAATATCAGGGAGGTCAAACCAGTTTATGGATGATGTCTCTGATTTTTCCTCCAGCGCTGAATACAATGATTATATCCACAGACTGGCAAGGTATTATTACCCTGATGATCCTGACGCTCAGAGAGATTACTATGATTCCCACGCAAGGTTCGGAAGTGATGGCTGGTACTGGACATCAGAAGCTTCGAGACTGGAATTCGCCGATCATCTGAGTAAGAGCAAGCAGTGGTTCAGACGAAGCATGTACATCGCTGCATTCGCGCTTGTGAACAGGGTAGTAAGTGTTATCGACGCAGCTCTTCTTGATGAGACTGAACCGGGGATATATACGTCCCTTGATTTTCCTGAAAGACGTGATTTCTCATCTGTCAGGTTTACGATTGGAGCCAGATTCTGATGATTTTACTTCTCCTGGCAATCGCACTGCCTGCCGGTAATCCCGCATGGGGAATTGACGGAACTCCGCTCGTACCCCGCATTATGGAGATAGACAGACGCCATGATCCATCTTTCAGACCTTCCGGTCCTTTGCAGACCGATTCAGGGCATGAGATCGGGGACACGATTAATTTCTGGTCCATTGACCATAGTACGGAATATCCTGTTTTCTATCTTACTGCCGCAACCTGCAGGTTTGTTGGGGAACAGACCTATATCTTTGTTGAAGATACGCAGTGGGATGATCATTACGATCAGGACGATGTGGACATATTCGCCGCTGCTCTTGAAGACAGCACGCCTTCAGGGCCTGGCGGTATTGTCGAAACGGATATCGATGTCTTCGGACAGCCTCCTGACGCGATAGACGGAGACCCGAAGATATACTTTCTGGTGCTTGATATCCGTGACGGTTTTGATCCGGATGAAGGCGGAGCGTATATCGCGGGATTCTTCAGCCCCTACAATCAGTTCACTGAGACTGAGGCCTATCTTTACTACGGCGGTCATTCCAACGAAGTGGAAATGATGTATATCGACTGTTTTCCCAGCAATGCCGCCGACGCCGCCTTCACAGCTTCCCACGAACTTGTGCATCTCATCCAATGGGGAATCGAACCTTTCAGTTCAGAGGAACTGTGGGTAATTGAGAATCAGGCGCAGGCAGGTGTATATGTCTGCGGATATCCCGCCTTCCAGGTGGAGACTTTTCTGGAAGCCGGAGGAGTAACGCCTATCAAGTGGACAAATCTGCCATGGGGCAGCATAGAATACGTTGCAGGATACGGTGCCGGATTTCTCTTCATCTCTTACATTGTTGAAAACTACGGCGGCACTGATTTCCTTTATCGATCTCTTCGGACATCAGAACGGGGAATTTCGGGACTGGAGCAGGCGATTCAAGATGTTACCGGGATCGATCCTGATATGAACGGTATTCTTCAGGACTGGATGCTGGCATGCTGGATAGATGATCATGATTTCGAAGATGGAAAATACGGATGGGAAGCGTTCAGAATTGCTGATTACGACACTTCAGATCCAGGTAACAGACGGGGTTTGGACTATACCGGGCAGGTATTGAACGATCCGTATACGGACTACAACAATCACATGTCCTCCTATCAGGGGAAATACTATGAACTCGGAAGTGGTCTCACCGGAAGTTTCCGTGCGACAGCTTCAGGACTTGGAGACCTCAGGGCATATGTATTCGATGCTGCCGGCGGAAAACTTGAAACACTTGATACAGGCGCCGCAAACGATGTTGCTGTCGCCCTGCCAGCCGAGGGTACTGTTCTGCTTCTCTGCAGATCGTTCGCGGGGCTTGATCTTGATGTGTCCTCCGGATCGGTAACTGATTCAATGGGGGAATTTACCTTCTATCCTCAGCCATGTACCGGGACTCTGTATTTCCAGTTCTATTCAACTGCCGGAGATGCTGTTCTGTCGATATTCACTCTGTCCGGTGAATATGTGGAGAGTGTGAATTTCGGAAATGTCGAATACGGGGAAACTACTCTGGCATATACCGGAGCTTCTGATCTGGCTTCAGGGATATATTTCTTCAGATTCAATTTCGGGAACACGATTGAAACCGGCTCGTTTACCGTTGTGCGGTAATAATCTCCCTTTCCTGGCTGTTCTTCTTCTGTTTCTCGGTTCCATATCACAGTCCGCATTATTATCTCAGGAAATCAGCTATCTGAGCGTACCTTCGGAAATCATTGACGCGGAGATTGATATGGAAGGGAATGTCCATGTTCTTCTGCCGGGGCTGCCACACCTGCTTGTCTACCATCCTGATGAAACAGTAATTGAATATGATCTGCCGGACGTTATGCTTCCGGGAGGTTTCTGCGTGGATGAGAGATGGGGCTGGTACGTTTCGGATGAGCTTTCAGGCAGGATCTTTCATATTGATGTTGCAGGGGAAACAGCTGAAGTTATCGATTCGCGAGGTCGACCCGGAAACATCTGCATGGCGGGATTCGCCATTCTCTACGTTTCGAAAGCTGACGGTGTTATCTGTTCCATGAAAGAACCCGCTGATATTCTGGTCAGGCTTGATGGTTCAGGTAACGGGCAGTTATCCGCATCCGGAAACCTGGCGGTCTATTCCAGTGACACCGAATCATATCTGCTTGATCAGTACAGTACACCGGACAGACTTCCATATCCGGGAGCATGGGTACTGTCAGCTGATGAACTGATGGTTCTGAAGAGCGACAGTATTCTGTCTTTTAACGGTGAAACCGTATTTCCAGTTCCGGAAGGTGGAGGATTCAGCAGAATATCCTGTTCTCCGGATGGAAATCGATATGTACTCTGGTCACCTGGAAGAGGGGAAGTTCTGATATTGAGGTGAGCGTACTCATTGTCGCTGTTATGCTTGCTGCGTCCATGACAATGGAATTCGAAAGTGATGGATCGGGTTTCGTAGAGATGGATGATTCCCTCTGGATAGAACCCGGATCAATTATTGCCATAGTGGATGGAGATACACTTTCCGCCTCCTCTTGTGCGTCAGGTCTTCGTACCGGGATTCAGCTGAATCCATCCCCCGAATCCGGGGATACTGTTTTTCTGAAATTTGATCTGCTTTCCCTGGATATTCCTTCTTCGATTAAACAGGATA
This portion of the Candidatus Aegiribacteria sp. genome encodes:
- a CDS encoding T9SS type A sorting domain-containing protein yields the protein MILLLLAIALPAGNPAWGIDGTPLVPRIMEIDRRHDPSFRPSGPLQTDSGHEIGDTINFWSIDHSTEYPVFYLTAATCRFVGEQTYIFVEDTQWDDHYDQDDVDIFAAALEDSTPSGPGGIVETDIDVFGQPPDAIDGDPKIYFLVLDIRDGFDPDEGGAYIAGFFSPYNQFTETEAYLYYGGHSNEVEMMYIDCFPSNAADAAFTASHELVHLIQWGIEPFSSEELWVIENQAQAGVYVCGYPAFQVETFLEAGGVTPIKWTNLPWGSIEYVAGYGAGFLFISYIVENYGGTDFLYRSLRTSERGISGLEQAIQDVTGIDPDMNGILQDWMLACWIDDHDFEDGKYGWEAFRIADYDTSDPGNRRGLDYTGQVLNDPYTDYNNHMSSYQGKYYELGSGLTGSFRATASGLGDLRAYVFDAAGGKLETLDTGAANDVAVALPAEGTVLLLCRSFAGLDLDVSSGSVTDSMGEFTFYPQPCTGTLYFQFYSTAGDAVLSIFTLSGEYVESVNFGNVEYGETTLAYTGASDLASGIYFFRFNFGNTIETGSFTVVR
- a CDS encoding immune inhibitor A, with product MKLLIFALFLTLTGILSAAPPIIHGAMPPLHERPSEGPAISGPGKVELYDDSMYVCMIRVEFLEDFTEETSGNGKFDLDADPPHDSVYFTGIADGISNYYESVSGGNRLLSFDIYPMSNIGAYQLSHQMIYYGSDEKTIEGACELLHDAVVISDIDIDFSMYDAVMVVHAGSGQEADIFLNSPGDIGSVFLTLTDLINYLPGAGIYYTGIPTNDGVKVKEGIIVPEQETQDGFGLGVLGTMCHEFAHQLGLPDLYDTMTGHVGVGGWDIMGYGQWLMSGYWPSSLSAWSRMYLGWAPVIEFEDNGTFSLTQGDSILRVPLNSSEYLLIENRQRDPDGDGMCGIHEHDFGLPGSGILIWHIDETRLGEYMSANMVNTDPDHKGVDLEEADGIQDFDYSLPDIYGYEGSEYDPWFQGGYSWTFSPSSEPSSDASWGGQTFVTVEVLDAPGNTMGVTVTRSTVCDGWPVYVNPVKWGPVIWNDPDGNGDRLVVTTFSGYTRAFLPDGSGPELMCTGVSAPPVVGRPDEGTPLLLMCNDTGEIHLRDPEWNEPDGWPVILPDFGIGIASFISSKLGAVVVADNNHKVMLFNASGEQMGGWPVKTAAPVTGLAMYPDEDQPGIIAASADSRIYLWNADGSLVSGWPVAPGNEDTGLPIAADLNRDGSADIVVVSGDNVFAYDRSGSVLPGFPAKLGSTPLSSPCFGDINSDGMLEIILTMTEGVAAIGASGATINDWPVLLEQDSLVYAYSRNKRGIGGEGFAMLSMDDGRICAFDETGNQRGIFPVSVGDRPVGRPLLWDPDDSGNWRVAAADSSGAIYCWNSTLVPEGWFTGLQMSGENCWWGDDLPPLSVSGNVLESGSFYVYPNPVRSGNGIIRFHPGKDSSWEIRIFNMGGDLVWYESGSAPGGASWEIDWDTRNLAPGVYFVNLYISNSEGSIDALFHAAVVH